A genomic window from Winogradskyella sp. J14-2 includes:
- a CDS encoding alpha-2-macroglobulin family protein, which produces MKNYIPILMLICFASFSQAQDNLDDLWKKVIQLENEGLTKSAAELVDTIYKNAKSSKNKQQQIKALLHKSKYMLILEEDAQLNIVNIFKSEIEATKDIPAQRLLENMLATMYWQYFQQNRYKFYNRSKTEEKVSDDFRTWDLETLFNEIHVYYQRSLKNGLLLQQESLENYSVLLNEYKNSKIYRPTLFDLLSHNALQFYKTDENSITKPAYQFKIDNPSFLDDSEVFINLKLSSKDSTNLELNTLKVYQNLLKFHRKDKQSKAFVNVDIERLNFVLQHATFDKKEDVLIKTLTTNAEALKASPLSALYNYETANLYQQQGFEYDSEILNTEVNEKNRWKNKEAIDLCNKVIAAFPESDGAKKCEILKQQILQPSLGLQAEEFISVNTPSRILVNYKNLAELDFNIYKVDINQLEIFNKKNNTEQRLEFFSKLKPIHKFTSNLKSEDDFQQHSTEIVIPKLANGFYLIKADTNKDNVFAVTHIQITDFALLERIQNEAIHYQLINRNNGEPISDASIKIFYTNNRNKSFSKNLKTDRFGKFNFKKDRNYYRQVEIKVDHNNNEAYFGDYYFSRAYKPRKNTDTQYNVFLFTDRSIYRPGQTAYFKGIVTATKNDKTEVYANEKATVRLKNVNGEVVSEQALETNEFGSVAGEFILPNDGLTGSFTIEMVCGKKGYTYFSVEEYKRPKFKPEFQPITETFKVNDSITVNGKAVAFAGSNITDAKVVYRVKRQVQYPSWWYWRRPDYYSSEAQEITFGEGTTNDKGEFEITFKALPDESVSKDNLPVFNYEVTADITDINGETRSTSTVVNVGYHAMTLEITNPNQIDKTKKEVEISLNSKNLNGQEVPAKGTLKIYKLQAPDYVLRARPWDAPDFQIISKEEFKRIFPHDPYNDEHLSINWDKGEEVFSTNFDTEKQKTITLKKLKKWNSGQYIIIAESKDKFGADVKAEAYTNLFSEKDKTVADHQLFEATLDKDSYKAGDVAKLTIGSAAKDITVTVEVEKDNNIIVTQLVKLNNSKQTISIPVLEDDLGGFEVHTSFAAYNSYVYQSFRVNVPYPKTDLEIETTTFRDKLQPGQDETWSFKIKGPKGDKVSAELLASMYDASLDEFRGHNWSFSPIKRPYYNGRLNKNGGRSFGTTSFRLFNRFAYPNSIESQSYDQLDWFGLYFGYGSSRMRSLLARAPGVKYENYKDTPEEYLIITEDEIGNVEVQEADMGIEYMNASGRANDSVHFKSEGKFTTSDNLEDPEYYIKMEKAKIVPKKETIQIRKNLNETAFFFPQLQTNEDGNVSFNFKAPEALTKWKLQLLAHTKTLESSVKQLEAVTQKELMVIPNAPRFLREGDQITISTKIANLTEKELSGIATLVLTDAITGSDISYDLVIKSLDYRTTESKYKANEAFSVDAKGNTQVSWSLAIPKGLQAVQYQIIAKSGDFSDGEQNALPVLSNRMLVTETLPMWIRSNETKTFTLDKLAKLGTEALEVQENGHKNVSSSTLRHHKLTLEMTSNPAWYAVQALPYLMEYPYDCNEQTFSRYYANALAQHIVTSNPKIEAVFNQWASSTSANSLLSNLEKNQELKSLLIQETPWLRDAQSETEQKKRIGLLFDLNKMNNELNSALRKLKQNQLPSGAWPWFNGGYANRFITQHIISGFGHLKHLSVTSSEVEMSMIKNAIQYLDTEFVKEYKDIKKYNKDADLSKDHLSYTQLHYMYVRSFYPEVKASKEVETIMDYYKSQMQKYWLKRSLYAKGLMTLTLHRMNDDATAGKILKSLKENSITSDELGMYWKANTNSWYWHQAPIETQALLIEAFSEVGVASYDVTLSAVEAQKETTNIVDNLKIWLLKNKQTNKWKTTKATTEAVYALLLQGISWLDASEMVDVKVGNETINPSTLDNVKVEAGTGYYKTSWTGEEITAEQANVTISKKGDGIAWGALYWQYFEDLDKITSAETPLKLSKKLFLKSNTDKGEEISEINKDTKLNVGDLVRVRIELRSDRDMEFVHLKDMRAAGFEPINVLSQYKWQDGLGYYESTKDAATNFFMDYLPKGVYVFEYDLRVNNAGDMSNGISTIQSMYAPEFSSHSEGVRVTVE; this is translated from the coding sequence ATGAAAAACTATATACCAATCCTAATGCTCATTTGCTTTGCTTCCTTTTCTCAAGCCCAAGACAACCTTGATGACCTGTGGAAAAAGGTGATACAACTAGAAAATGAAGGCCTAACCAAAAGTGCTGCAGAGCTTGTTGATACGATTTATAAAAACGCAAAATCTTCTAAAAACAAACAACAACAGATAAAAGCACTGTTGCACAAGAGTAAATACATGCTGATTCTTGAAGAAGACGCTCAGCTTAATATTGTTAATATTTTTAAATCTGAAATTGAAGCCACTAAAGATATTCCAGCACAACGCTTATTAGAAAACATGTTGGCAACGATGTATTGGCAGTATTTTCAGCAAAATCGTTATAAGTTTTACAATAGATCTAAAACCGAAGAAAAAGTAAGCGATGACTTTAGAACTTGGGATTTAGAAACCTTGTTCAATGAAATTCATGTGTATTACCAACGTTCTTTAAAAAATGGTCTGCTGCTTCAACAAGAGTCGTTAGAAAACTACAGCGTGCTTTTAAACGAATACAAAAATTCTAAAATCTACAGACCTACGTTGTTTGATTTATTGAGTCATAACGCACTTCAATTTTATAAAACCGATGAAAATAGCATTACCAAACCTGCATATCAATTTAAGATTGACAATCCTTCCTTTTTAGATGATAGCGAGGTTTTTATCAATTTAAAATTAAGCTCAAAAGATTCCACAAACCTAGAGTTAAATACACTTAAAGTTTATCAGAATCTTTTAAAATTTCATCGTAAGGATAAGCAAAGTAAAGCCTTTGTAAATGTAGATATTGAGCGTCTAAATTTTGTTTTACAACATGCCACTTTTGATAAAAAAGAAGATGTATTAATTAAAACTTTAACAACTAATGCTGAAGCTTTAAAAGCCTCACCATTATCTGCACTTTACAATTATGAAACAGCAAACCTTTATCAACAACAAGGTTTTGAATATGATTCAGAGATATTAAACACTGAAGTGAACGAAAAAAACAGATGGAAAAACAAAGAAGCTATTGACCTATGCAACAAAGTGATAGCTGCATTTCCGGAAAGTGATGGTGCCAAAAAATGCGAAATTCTTAAACAGCAAATTCTTCAACCATCTTTAGGACTTCAAGCTGAAGAATTTATTTCTGTAAATACTCCGTCTAGAATTTTAGTGAATTACAAAAACCTTGCTGAGCTAGATTTTAATATTTACAAAGTTGATATTAACCAACTTGAAATTTTCAACAAGAAAAACAATACTGAGCAAAGGCTTGAATTTTTCAGCAAACTAAAACCTATTCATAAGTTTACTAGCAACTTAAAGTCTGAAGACGATTTTCAACAGCATAGCACAGAAATTGTAATTCCAAAATTAGCCAACGGATTTTACCTCATCAAAGCAGACACCAACAAAGACAATGTATTTGCCGTTACACACATTCAGATTACAGATTTTGCACTTTTAGAGCGCATACAAAACGAGGCTATACATTATCAGCTTATTAACAGAAATAATGGTGAGCCGATTTCTGATGCTTCTATAAAAATCTTTTACACAAATAATAGAAACAAGTCTTTTTCTAAAAATTTAAAAACAGATCGTTTTGGAAAATTCAACTTTAAAAAAGACCGTAACTATTACAGACAAGTAGAAATTAAAGTAGACCACAATAACAACGAAGCGTATTTTGGCGATTACTACTTTTCTAGAGCATACAAACCTCGCAAAAATACAGACACGCAATACAACGTCTTTTTATTTACAGACCGTAGCATCTACAGACCTGGACAAACAGCTTATTTTAAAGGTATTGTTACAGCTACCAAAAATGACAAAACCGAAGTGTATGCCAACGAAAAAGCGACTGTAAGATTAAAAAATGTTAATGGTGAAGTTGTAAGCGAACAAGCACTTGAAACTAACGAATTTGGTTCTGTTGCTGGCGAATTTATTTTACCTAACGATGGACTGACAGGAAGCTTTACAATTGAAATGGTTTGTGGTAAAAAAGGCTACACGTACTTCTCTGTCGAAGAATACAAACGTCCAAAATTTAAACCAGAATTTCAGCCTATTACTGAAACGTTTAAAGTTAACGACAGTATTACCGTAAATGGAAAAGCCGTTGCTTTTGCAGGTAGTAATATTACAGATGCTAAGGTGGTGTATCGTGTAAAACGCCAAGTGCAATATCCGAGTTGGTGGTATTGGAGACGACCAGATTATTACAGTTCTGAAGCACAAGAAATCACTTTTGGAGAAGGCACAACAAACGACAAAGGCGAATTTGAAATCACATTTAAAGCCTTACCAGATGAAAGCGTTTCTAAAGACAACCTTCCTGTTTTTAATTATGAAGTTACTGCTGATATTACGGATATTAATGGAGAAACACGTTCTACATCCACGGTTGTAAATGTCGGCTATCATGCTATGACTTTGGAGATTACGAATCCAAACCAGATTGATAAAACTAAAAAAGAGGTTGAAATCTCCCTCAACTCAAAAAATTTGAATGGTCAAGAAGTACCAGCAAAAGGAACCTTAAAAATTTACAAACTCCAAGCTCCTGATTATGTTCTGAGAGCCAGACCTTGGGATGCACCAGATTTTCAGATAATTTCAAAGGAAGAATTTAAACGTATATTTCCTCACGATCCATACAACGACGAGCATTTATCGATCAATTGGGATAAAGGAGAGGAAGTGTTCTCAACAAATTTCGATACTGAAAAACAAAAAACCATCACATTAAAGAAACTAAAAAAATGGAATTCTGGTCAGTACATTATTATTGCAGAAAGCAAGGATAAATTTGGAGCAGACGTAAAAGCAGAAGCCTATACAAACCTATTTAGCGAAAAAGATAAAACCGTTGCAGACCATCAACTTTTTGAAGCCACTCTAGATAAAGACAGCTACAAAGCTGGTGACGTTGCAAAACTCACCATTGGCTCAGCAGCAAAAGACATCACAGTGACTGTAGAAGTTGAAAAAGACAACAACATCATTGTAACACAGTTGGTAAAATTGAACAACTCTAAACAAACAATCAGCATTCCTGTTTTAGAAGACGATTTAGGTGGTTTTGAAGTTCACACAAGTTTTGCGGCTTACAATAGTTATGTTTACCAAAGTTTTAGAGTTAATGTACCATATCCTAAAACCGATTTAGAGATTGAAACCACAACCTTTAGAGACAAGTTACAGCCAGGACAAGATGAAACCTGGAGTTTTAAAATTAAAGGACCAAAAGGAGATAAAGTTTCTGCTGAACTTTTAGCAAGTATGTACGATGCATCTTTAGATGAATTTAGAGGGCACAACTGGAGTTTCAGTCCTATTAAGAGACCATATTATAATGGAAGATTAAACAAAAATGGTGGACGTAGTTTTGGCACTACCAGCTTTAGGTTATTTAATCGTTTTGCTTATCCTAACAGTATAGAATCGCAAAGCTATGACCAGTTAGATTGGTTTGGGTTGTATTTCGGTTATGGAAGTTCTAGAATGAGAAGTTTACTAGCCAGAGCACCAGGTGTGAAGTATGAAAATTATAAAGACACACCAGAAGAATATTTAATTATTACGGAAGATGAAATTGGAAATGTAGAAGTACAAGAAGCTGATATGGGAATCGAATATATGAATGCAAGTGGTAGAGCCAATGATAGTGTACATTTTAAGTCTGAAGGAAAATTTACAACTTCAGACAACCTAGAAGACCCTGAATATTATATTAAAATGGAAAAAGCGAAAATAGTTCCAAAAAAAGAAACTATCCAAATCCGTAAAAACCTCAACGAAACCGCTTTTTTCTTTCCACAACTACAAACTAATGAAGACGGTAATGTAAGTTTTAACTTTAAAGCACCAGAAGCCTTAACCAAATGGAAATTGCAATTATTAGCACACACCAAAACTTTAGAAAGTTCGGTAAAGCAACTAGAGGCTGTAACTCAAAAAGAGTTAATGGTGATACCAAATGCACCACGTTTTTTACGAGAAGGAGATCAAATTACGATCAGTACAAAAATTGCTAATCTTACTGAGAAGGAATTGTCTGGTATAGCTACTTTAGTGTTAACAGATGCAATAACAGGCAGTGATATTTCTTACGATCTTGTGATTAAGTCTTTAGACTACCGGACAACAGAATCAAAATACAAAGCAAATGAAGCCTTTTCTGTTGATGCCAAAGGCAACACTCAGGTTTCTTGGTCGCTAGCAATACCAAAAGGGTTACAAGCTGTACAATACCAAATCATTGCCAAATCAGGAGATTTTAGTGATGGTGAACAAAACGCTTTACCAGTATTATCCAACAGAATGTTGGTAACCGAAACACTACCAATGTGGATACGCTCTAATGAAACGAAGACGTTTACTTTAGATAAGTTGGCAAAACTGGGCACTGAGGCCCTCGAAGTGCAAGAGAATGGACACAAAAATGTGTCTTCGAGTACCCTCAGACACCACAAGCTAACTTTAGAGATGACCTCCAATCCTGCATGGTATGCTGTACAGGCTTTACCATATTTAATGGAATATCCATACGATTGTAACGAGCAGACGTTTTCTAGATATTATGCGAATGCTTTAGCACAGCATATCGTGACCTCTAATCCTAAGATTGAAGCGGTTTTCAATCAATGGGCTTCGAGTACCTCAGCCAACAGTTTATTGTCTAACCTTGAGAAAAATCAAGAGTTAAAATCACTTTTAATTCAAGAAACACCTTGGTTACGCGATGCTCAATCTGAAACTGAGCAGAAAAAGCGTATTGGCTTGTTATTCGACTTAAATAAAATGAATAATGAACTCAATTCAGCATTGCGAAAACTGAAACAAAACCAATTGCCATCTGGTGCTTGGCCTTGGTTTAATGGTGGTTATGCTAATCGTTTTATTACGCAACATATTATTTCTGGGTTTGGTCATCTCAAACACCTTTCTGTCACATCGAGCGAAGTCGAGATGTCTATGATTAAAAACGCCATCCAATACCTAGACACTGAATTCGTAAAAGAGTATAAAGACATCAAAAAGTATAATAAGGATGCAGATTTAAGCAAAGACCATTTATCTTACACGCAACTGCACTATATGTATGTACGTAGTTTTTATCCTGAAGTAAAAGCTTCAAAAGAAGTAGAAACTATAATGGATTACTACAAATCGCAAATGCAGAAATATTGGTTAAAACGTTCGTTATATGCCAAAGGTTTAATGACTTTAACACTTCATAGAATGAATGATGATGCAACAGCAGGAAAGATTTTAAAATCACTAAAAGAAAATAGCATTACCTCAGACGAATTAGGCATGTACTGGAAAGCCAACACCAATTCTTGGTACTGGCACCAAGCACCTATTGAAACGCAAGCACTTTTAATTGAAGCATTTTCTGAAGTTGGTGTGGCTAGCTATGATGTCACGCTGAGCGCAGTCGAAGCGCAAAAAGAAACGACTAATATTGTTGACAACCTAAAAATCTGGTTGCTCAAAAACAAGCAAACCAACAAATGGAAAACCACCAAAGCAACCACAGAAGCTGTTTATGCATTATTGCTTCAAGGTATTTCTTGGTTGGATGCCAGTGAAATGGTTGACGTAAAAGTTGGTAACGAAACTATAAACCCTTCAACATTAGATAATGTAAAAGTTGAAGCTGGCACAGGTTACTACAAAACCTCGTGGACAGGTGAAGAAATTACAGCAGAACAAGCCAATGTTACTATTTCTAAAAAGGGAGATGGTATTGCTTGGGGAGCACTTTACTGGCAGTATTTTGAAGATTTAGATAAAATTACGTCAGCAGAGACACCTTTAAAGTTGAGTAAAAAACTATTCTTAAAATCGAATACTGATAAAGGTGAAGAAATTTCAGAAATTAATAAAGACACTAAACTAAATGTTGGTGATCTAGTTCGCGTTCGTATTGAGTTGCGTTCTGATAGAGACATGGAATTTGTGCATTTAAAAGATATGCGTGCTGCAGGTTTTGAGCCCATCAACGTACTATCGCAATACAAATGGCAGGATGGCTTGGGTTATTACGAAAGCACAAAAGATGCAGCGACAAATTTCTTTATGGATTATTTACCAAAAGGTGTCTATGTGTTTGAATATGATTTACGCGTCAACAATGCTGGAGATATGAGTAATGGCATTAGCACGATTCAATCGATGTATGCACCTGAGTTTAGTAGTCATAGTGAGGGAGTGAGAGTTACTGTTGAATAG
- a CDS encoding tetratricopeptide repeat protein, which yields MNKFLLIFLMSAYCFAQSSKEKAKTYLIEKNYNKAQQELTTFLEANPSDTEAIELLGDAYGYQKKWDNAVEQYKILKDNYPKNANYHYKYGGALGMKALSISKLKALGIIGDVKQAFLKAAELDEKHIDTRWALVELYVSLPGIVGGSNSKALKYANELQNLSKVDGYLAKGYVYEYDDEPELAEKYYKLAIEVGGSVTCYEKLTNFYETNNQPDKAIGNLEEAQKKHQRNAMHYQIGKVCADYNIQLEKGEKCLKAYLYNHSAKDGVPKAWAYYRLAQIYKHKKDKTEALKWINKAIVGLPEIEVFHDEKAAISEL from the coding sequence ATGAATAAGTTTCTATTGATTTTTTTAATGTCTGCCTACTGCTTTGCGCAATCATCTAAAGAGAAAGCAAAAACATATTTAATAGAAAAGAATTATAACAAAGCACAGCAAGAACTCACCACTTTTTTAGAGGCTAATCCTAGTGATACTGAGGCTATTGAGCTATTAGGAGACGCGTATGGTTACCAAAAAAAATGGGACAACGCTGTGGAGCAATACAAAATTTTAAAAGATAATTACCCTAAAAATGCTAATTATCATTATAAGTATGGTGGTGCTTTAGGTATGAAGGCTCTTAGCATAAGTAAGCTAAAAGCCCTTGGTATTATTGGCGACGTTAAGCAAGCTTTTTTAAAGGCTGCAGAGTTAGATGAAAAACATATTGATACTCGTTGGGCTTTGGTAGAGTTGTATGTGTCTCTTCCTGGTATTGTTGGCGGAAGCAACTCTAAAGCCTTAAAATATGCTAACGAGCTTCAAAATCTATCTAAGGTTGACGGCTATCTAGCAAAAGGTTATGTTTATGAATATGATGATGAACCAGAACTGGCCGAAAAGTATTATAAATTGGCTATCGAAGTAGGAGGCTCTGTTACATGTTATGAAAAATTAACCAATTTTTATGAGACTAATAATCAGCCAGATAAAGCTATTGGGAACCTAGAAGAAGCGCAAAAAAAACACCAACGCAATGCCATGCACTACCAAATAGGTAAAGTTTGCGCAGATTATAATATTCAATTAGAGAAAGGCGAAAAATGTTTAAAAGCTTATTTGTATAACCACTCTGCAAAAGATGGTGTACCAAAGGCATGGGCTTATTATCGTTTGGCTCAAATCTACAAGCATAAGAAAGATAAAACTGAAGCTTTAAAATGGATAAACAAAGCTATAGTGGGCTTGCCAGAAATTGAGGTGTTTCATGACGAAAAAGCTGCAATATCAGAGTTGTAG
- a CDS encoding TetR/AcrR family transcriptional regulator yields MINLLSNLKIAVPDKIFIKDPESSDLGKRIIEHSILLIDEIGFDSFTFKKLGVKIGSNESSIYRYFESKHKLLLYLTSWYWAWIEYQMVFTTHNVPNAKEQLFKAIEVITQTIKEDITITHINEVILNRIIINEYSKSYLTKEVDSENKEGYFVAYKRVVKRLSEIINAVNPHYEFPSSLASTIVEGALHQHFLKAHFRSITDCGKDVTPTEFFLNLTLNVLKSTSNESK; encoded by the coding sequence ATGATAAATTTACTGTCAAATTTAAAGATTGCTGTACCAGACAAGATATTTATCAAAGATCCCGAATCGTCGGATTTAGGCAAGCGCATCATAGAGCACAGTATTTTGCTAATCGATGAGATAGGCTTTGATAGTTTTACATTCAAAAAACTTGGTGTTAAAATAGGCTCTAACGAAAGCTCAATTTACCGCTATTTTGAAAGCAAGCACAAATTACTTCTGTACTTAACCTCATGGTATTGGGCTTGGATAGAGTACCAAATGGTATTTACAACTCATAATGTTCCAAATGCAAAGGAACAACTATTTAAAGCCATTGAAGTCATTACGCAGACCATAAAGGAAGACATTACAATTACACATATCAATGAGGTAATTTTAAATAGAATTATTATTAACGAATACTCTAAATCTTATTTAACAAAAGAGGTAGATAGTGAAAACAAAGAAGGGTATTTTGTTGCTTATAAACGCGTGGTAAAGCGTTTAAGTGAAATTATAAATGCAGTAAATCCGCATTATGAGTTTCCTTCTAGTTTAGCAAGTACAATTGTAGAAGGTGCTTTGCATCAGCATTTTTTAAAGGCACATTTTAGATCTATTACAGACTGTGGTAAAGATGTAACACCAACCGAATTTTTTCTCAACCTAACCTTAAACGTATTAAAGTCTACATCAAATGAATCAAAATAA
- a CDS encoding peptidase domain-containing ABC transporter: protein MNQNKPLLTPWQRFVGILRLEKKDLLQVIYYAVFSGLISLTLPLGIQAIINLIQGAQVSTSWIVLVVLVTLGVVFVGVLQLMQMRIIETVQQRLFMRASFEFTYRFPKIRMNELRNFYPPELANRFFDVLTVQKSLAKLLLDVPAAVLQIVFALILLSFYHPFFIAFGILLIILIYIVFKFTIQKGMETSLKESKKKYMVAHWIQEVARAIISFKISGRTSLALEKNDKLVEGYLEARESHFKILVIQFIQMIGFKVIVTAGLLIIGGLLVLNQEMNIGQFVAAEIIILLVIASVEKLILGLESFYDVLTSLEKMGQVVDKKLESQEGIEVDKAKSLKIELDKVTYEVPNRSVPILNNISMTINPSSRVLLQGPSGSGKSTLLRMISGIIEPTKGRIFVNDEAIQNIHLNNYRSCLGLSLADETPFEGSIKDNLTLTNKNITDEEVNKAIEIVGLRDYLKETEKGLETIIYPEGKQMSFTVAKKLILARAILKKPKILVLEEPLEHFETAEAQRIIKALTAPENPWALIVASFNKDWASECTDIITLNSGEII, encoded by the coding sequence ATGAATCAAAATAAACCACTACTAACACCTTGGCAACGATTTGTTGGTATTTTAAGACTTGAAAAAAAGGATCTACTCCAAGTTATTTATTACGCTGTTTTTTCAGGGCTTATTAGTTTAACATTACCTCTAGGAATTCAAGCCATAATAAATTTAATCCAAGGAGCTCAAGTTAGTACATCTTGGATTGTTCTTGTCGTTTTGGTAACATTGGGTGTTGTCTTTGTAGGTGTTTTGCAGCTTATGCAGATGCGAATTATAGAAACGGTTCAGCAACGTCTATTTATGAGAGCATCTTTTGAATTTACTTACCGCTTTCCTAAAATTAGAATGAATGAACTCCGTAACTTTTATCCGCCAGAATTGGCCAATCGTTTTTTTGATGTACTAACGGTTCAGAAAAGTTTGGCAAAGTTATTACTCGACGTACCAGCAGCCGTATTGCAAATTGTGTTTGCGTTAATACTATTATCCTTTTACCATCCGTTTTTTATTGCTTTTGGTATTCTTTTAATCATACTTATCTATATCGTATTTAAGTTTACCATTCAAAAAGGTATGGAAACCAGTTTAAAAGAATCTAAGAAAAAATACATGGTGGCACACTGGATACAAGAAGTTGCCAGAGCGATTATAAGCTTTAAAATTTCGGGCAGAACATCCTTAGCCTTAGAAAAAAATGACAAACTGGTAGAGGGTTATTTAGAAGCAAGAGAAAGCCATTTTAAGATTTTGGTGATTCAGTTTATACAAATGATTGGTTTTAAGGTAATCGTTACGGCTGGTTTATTAATTATTGGCGGACTATTAGTACTGAATCAAGAAATGAATATAGGTCAATTTGTCGCTGCCGAGATTATCATTTTATTGGTAATAGCCTCTGTTGAAAAGCTGATACTCGGATTAGAATCTTTCTACGACGTGCTAACATCGCTAGAAAAAATGGGCCAAGTAGTAGACAAAAAATTAGAATCACAAGAAGGAATTGAAGTAGATAAGGCTAAAAGTCTTAAGATAGAACTCGATAAGGTAACTTATGAAGTACCCAACAGATCTGTCCCAATTTTAAATAACATATCAATGACTATAAACCCTTCGAGTAGAGTTTTGCTTCAAGGACCTAGTGGCTCTGGGAAATCCACATTACTTCGAATGATTTCGGGAATTATTGAACCCACAAAAGGCAGAATTTTTGTTAATGACGAGGCTATTCAGAATATTCATCTTAATAACTACAGATCTTGTCTTGGCTTATCTCTAGCAGATGAGACACCGTTTGAGGGTAGTATTAAAGATAATTTAACCTTAACAAATAAAAATATCACCGACGAAGAAGTAAATAAAGCAATTGAGATCGTTGGCTTAAGAGATTATCTTAAAGAAACAGAGAAAGGATTAGAAACTATTATATATCCCGAAGGCAAGCAGATGTCTTTTACAGTGGCCAAAAAATTAATTTTAGCAAGAGCTATCTTAAAAAAACCAAAGATCCTTGTTTTAGAAGAACCTCTTGAGCATTTTGAAACAGCAGAAGCTCAAAGAATCATTAAGGCACTTACAGCTCCAGAAAACCCTTGGGCATTAATTGTTGCTAGTTTTAATAAAGATTGGGCAAGTGAGTGTACTGACATAATTACTTTAAACAGTGGTGAAATTATCTAA
- a CDS encoding HlyD family secretion protein: MLNISKNPLNKTVDLSTYNSSKRVFDKYYYKYFNRFLGAFAIVGLIILFLPWTQNITGRGNVTTLTPGQRPQTIQSQIPGRIEKWFVNEGDYVKKGDTIMQISEVKSEYFDPNLVERTAQQRDAKAFSAKSYEEKARSEDVRIVALLNERKLKLEQAQNKLLQAKYKVEADSIDLEAAKTNLRIAQTKYNRADTLYQDGFTALKNVEDARLKLQETQAKLVSQKNKLLESKTEVINARLEINRVTQEFADKISKAQSEKFSAKSNQFSTEAEVQKLENQYSNYKIRNSLLHVTAPYDGFINKALRGGVGVTFKEGEELVGIIPDNVDLAVETFVEPIDLPLIHKGEKVRVQFDGWPAIVFSGWPNVSYGTYGAEVVAVERFISANGKFRVLLKPDPEDHPWPKDVRAGSGAFTMALLDDVPIWFELWRQLNGFPPNYYQPQDGSASTKAKK; encoded by the coding sequence ATGTTGAATATATCTAAAAATCCATTAAATAAAACAGTAGATTTATCTACTTACAACTCAAGTAAGCGTGTTTTTGATAAATATTATTATAAGTATTTTAACCGGTTTCTTGGTGCATTTGCTATTGTTGGTTTAATTATACTGTTTTTGCCATGGACGCAAAATATTACCGGAAGAGGTAATGTTACCACCTTAACGCCAGGTCAAAGACCTCAAACCATTCAGTCTCAAATTCCAGGTAGAATAGAGAAGTGGTTTGTAAATGAGGGAGACTATGTAAAAAAGGGAGACACCATAATGCAAATTTCAGAAGTAAAAAGTGAATACTTCGATCCTAACTTAGTAGAACGAACGGCTCAGCAGCGCGATGCAAAGGCATTTTCTGCCAAGTCCTATGAGGAAAAAGCACGCTCTGAAGATGTGCGAATAGTTGCGCTTTTAAACGAAAGAAAACTAAAGCTAGAACAAGCTCAAAATAAGCTTTTACAAGCAAAGTACAAGGTAGAAGCAGATAGTATAGACCTCGAGGCGGCCAAAACTAATCTTAGAATTGCCCAAACCAAATACAATCGTGCAGATACCCTCTATCAAGACGGTTTTACTGCCTTAAAAAATGTAGAAGACGCGCGGTTAAAATTGCAAGAGACCCAAGCCAAATTAGTGTCGCAAAAAAATAAACTCTTAGAAAGTAAAACTGAAGTCATTAATGCCAGGCTCGAAATTAACAGAGTAACACAAGAATTTGCAGATAAGATATCTAAAGCCCAAAGCGAAAAATTCTCCGCAAAATCAAATCAGTTTAGTACCGAAGCAGAAGTACAAAAGCTCGAAAATCAATACTCAAACTACAAAATTCGTAACAGTTTATTACATGTAACGGCACCATATGACGGTTTTATAAATAAAGCATTACGAGGTGGTGTTGGCGTTACATTTAAGGAAGGCGAAGAATTAGTAGGTATAATACCAGATAATGTAGATTTAGCTGTAGAAACGTTTGTAGAGCCAATAGATTTACCATTAATTCATAAAGGTGAAAAAGTACGCGTACAATTTGATGGCTGGCCTGCAATTGTTTTTAGCGGTTGGCCAAATGTATCCTACGGTACCTATGGTGCAGAGGTGGTTGCGGTAGAACGTTTTATTAGTGCCAACGGAAAGTTTAGAGTGCTGCTAAAACCAGATCCAGAAGACCATCCTTGGCCAAAAGATGTACGTGCAGGCTCTGGCGCATTTACAATGGCACTGTTAGACGATGTTCCAATTTGGTTTGAGCTATGGAGACAGCTCAACGGTTTTCCACCAAATTACTATCAGCCACAAGATGGTAGTGCATCAACAAAAGCTAAGAAATAA